The proteins below are encoded in one region of Drosophila santomea strain STO CAGO 1482 chromosome 3R, Prin_Dsan_1.1, whole genome shotgun sequence:
- the LOC120452031 gene encoding uncharacterized protein LOC120452031 isoform X1, whose translation MKSSLSLGLLLGLALSQVAASCPDSCPDTEDVVWALGGGCNVFRNKCYFDKENCHRKPALTITTKEECQKQCADACPAVYQPTGGTYKGQVRNFGNECEKIVHSCRTGETFL comes from the exons ATGAAATCTAGTTTGTCTCTGGGCCTGCTGCTCGGTCTGGCTTTAAGCCAAGTTGCTGCTAGTTGTCCGGATAGCTGTCCCGATACGGAGGATGTTGTTTGGGCTCTTGGAGGAGGATGCAATGTGTTCCGCAATAAATGCTATTTCGACAAGGAGAACTGCCACCGAAAGCCAG CTTTGACCATCACCACCAAGGAGGAGTGCCAAAAACAATGCGCTGATGCTTGTCCTGCAGTTTATCAGCCCACAGGTGGAACTTATAAGGGTCAGGTGCGAAACTTTGGCAATGAGTGCGAAAAAATTGTTCACTCCTGTCGAACTGGCGAAA CTTTTTTGTAG
- the LOC120452031 gene encoding uncharacterized protein LOC120452031 isoform X2 has translation MKSSLSLGLLLGLALSQVAASCPDSCPDTEDVVWALGGGCNVFRNKCYFDKENCHRKPVNKLFSFDHHHQGGVPKTMR, from the exons ATGAAATCTAGTTTGTCTCTGGGCCTGCTGCTCGGTCTGGCTTTAAGCCAAGTTGCTGCTAGTTGTCCGGATAGCTGTCCCGATACGGAGGATGTTGTTTGGGCTCTTGGAGGAGGATGCAATGTGTTCCGCAATAAATGCTATTTCGACAAGGAGAACTGCCACCGAAAGCCAG taaacaaattgtttagCTTTGACCATCACCACCAAGGAGGAGTGCCAAAAACAATGCGCTGA
- the LOC120452272 gene encoding lysosomal aspartic protease, translated as MHFLISLWLSLWLLCLFWAKCQGQLIRVPMQFQASFMASRRQHRAGRSSLLAKYNVAGGQEAATSRNGGATETLDNRLNLEYAGPISIGSPGQPFNMLFDTGSANLWVPSAECSAKSVACHRHHRYNASASSTFVPDGRRFSIAYGTGSLSGILAQDMVTIGQLVVRNQTFAMATHEPGPTFVDTNFAGIVGLGFRPIAEQRIKPLFESMCEQQLVDECVFSFYLKRNGSERMGGELLFGGLDKSKFSGTLTYVPLTHAAYWQFPLDAIEVGGTAISHHRQAIADTGTSLLAAPPREYLIINSLLGGLPTSNNEYLLNCSEIDSLPEIVFIIGGQRFGLQPRDYVMSATNDDGSRICLSAFTLMEAEFWILGDVFIGRYYTAFDAGHRRIGFAPAA; from the coding sequence ATGCACTTCCTCATTTCGCTGTGGTTGTCCCTGTGGCTATTGTGCCTGTTCTGGGCGAAATGCCAGGGCCAACTTATCCGCGTTCCCATGCAATTTCAGGCCTCTTTCATGGCCAGTCGCCGTCAACACCGTGCCGGTAGATCATCCCTCTTGGCCAAGTACAATGTGGCTGGGGGGCAGGAGGCAGCGACGTCTAGGAATGGTGGAGCCACCGAAACGCTCGATAACCGACTGAACTTGGAGTACGCGGGACCCATTAGCATTGGATCGCCGGGTCAGCCCTTCAATATGCTCTTTGACACCGGATCTGCCAATCTCTGGGTGCCAAGTGCCGAGTGTTCGGCGAAGAGTGTGGCctgtcatcgtcatcatcgctATAACGCCAGTGCGTCGAGTACTTTTGTTCCGGATGGCCGGAGATTTTCCATTGCCTACGGCACTGGAAGTCTGTCGGGAATATTGGCCCAGGACATGGTTACCATTGGCCAGCTGGTGGTGCGAAATCAAACCTTTGCAATGGCCACACACGAGCCGGGTCCCACCTTTGTGGACACCAATTTTGCCGGCATCGTGGGACTTGGTTTTCGGCCAATTGCCGAGCAGAGAATTAAGCCATTGTTTGAGAGCATGTGTGAGCAGCAGCTGGTGGATGAGTGCGTCTTCTCGTTCTATCTGAAGCGGAATGGCAGTGAAAGAATGGGTGGAGAACTTCTTTTCGGTGGGTTGGATAAGTCGAAGTTTTCGGGAACCCTTACCTACGTGCCCCTCACCCATGCCGCCTACTGGCAGTTCCCATTGGATGCCATTGAAGTGGGCGGTACTGCCATCAGTCACCATCGACAGGCCATCGCCGATACGGGCACATCTCTATTGGCAGCTCCGCCCAGGGAATACCTGATAATAAATAGTCTCCTTGGCGGTTTGCCCACCTCAAATAACGAATATTTGCTCAATTGTTCTGAAATCGATAGTTTGCCCGAAATTGTGTTCATCATTGGTGGACAGCGATTTGGCTTGCAGCCCAGAGATTATGTAATGAGTGCCACCAACGACGATGGCTCGAGAATTTGCCTATCTGCTTTTACCTTGATGGAAGCCGAGTTCTGGATTCTGGGAGACGTTTTCATCGGCCGATATTACACCGCCTTCGATGCGGGCCATCGGCGAATTGGCTTTGCTCCAGCGGCCTAA